The sequence GCTCCTTCCGCTGGCGGGTGACACCTTCGACAAGAACAAGGTGACGCCCGGCCTCCTCGGCTTCCTCGTCTTCGCGGCCCTCGCCGTCGGCGTGTGGGCCCTGATGAAGTCCATGAACCGGCACATGGGCCGGGTGAACTTCGAGGAGGCCCCGGACCCGGCGGCCTCGGCCGCCCCCGCCGCGGAAGGCACCCGGGCCCCGTAAGGCACGGCTCGGTACGGCCCGCAGGACCGCACGCCGGCGCCCCAGCCGGGAGAACCGGCGGGGCGACGGCTCCGGCGCGCGCCCGCAGCCGAGGCCGCCCCGGGGACCCGTAGAGGCCCCGAGGCCCGTTGGGACCCGCCCCGAGGCCGGCCGGGACCCCCCCGGGGCCCACTGGGACCCTTCCAGGCTCATCGAGGCCGTCCAGGCCCGCCGAGGCCGTCCAGGCCCACTGGGACCCATCAAGGCCCACCGAGCCGCCCAGGGCCCGCCGAGCCGCCCCAGACCCCAGGCTCGTCGAAGCCGCCCGGGCCCGCTGGGGCCCACCCGAGCCCGCCGTGGCCACCCGGGCCCTGGGACCTACCTGGCCCGCCGAGACCGTCCGAGGCCCCCCGGGACGTGGTCGGTGTCAGCCCCGCGGGACTCCCATGACCTCCCGCGCATGCAGGTTCGGCACCAGGCCGAGCCGCCACGCCTGCCAGCCCTCCGTCGGATCCACCCCCCGGCCCAGGATCACCCCGTACGTCTCCAGGCAGTCCTCCAGCCGGCCGTCCCGCGCCGGATGCGGCGCCTGCGCGAGGCGCCCCAGCTCCGCCCGCGCCTCCTCCGGCGCCGCCGGCACCGCGTACGGCAGCATCGTGCACCGCAGGAACCGCGCCCAGTCCTCCCCGCGCCGGTCCCCGTACGCGATGAACAGCCGCACCGCCTCCTCGCACAGCCCCAGCGCCTGCGACAGCCGGCCGTTGCCCGCGTCGATCACCGCCAGCTCCAGACACGTCCACGCCTCGCCGTGCGCCAGCCCGATCCGCCGGAAATCCGCCCGCGCGTCCACCAGCAGCTGACGGGCGAAGCCGGAGTTGCGCAGGTTCCCCGTCTGGGCCGCCCGCTGGTCCCGCGTCACCCGGCCCGAATGGTGGCGGGCGTACGCCAGCCCGTACACGTCCCGCATCCGCGAGAACATCGTCCGCGCCCGCTCCAGCTCCCGTACCGCCTCGTCGCGCTCGCCGCCCACCTCCAGCGCCTGCCCGAGGTAGTACTGCGTCCACGCCTCCCCGCGCGCGTCCTCCGCCTCCCGGTGCCGGGCCAACGCCTCCCGGAGCTTGTCCACCGCCGGCCCCGGATCCCCGTCCACCACCCGGGCCCGGCCCAGCTGCGTCAGTGCCCAGGCCTCACCGCGGTCGTCGCGGGTACGCCCGTACAGGTCCAGGGCCCGCCGCAGCTCCACCTCCGCCCGCTCCACGTCCCCGAACCGCAGGTGCACCTGCCCCAGTTGGAAATGCGCCCACGCCTCGCCGTGCACGCTCTCGCTCTCCCGGTGCAACGCCAGCGAGGTCTCCAGCAGCCGCGCCGCCTCCGCCAGCCGGGCCCGGTCCCGCTCCACCGCCGCCAGCGCGTGCAGCCCCCAGGCCCGGTCGCCGGCCAGTTCCGGCGGCTCCTGCAGCTCCAGCGCCTCCCGGATCCGCACCGCCGCCTCCGGGAGATTGCCCTGGTGGTGCAAGGTGATCCCGAGCGAGATCAGGGCCATCGCCGCAGCGGCCTCCTGATCGGCCTCCATGTACTGGTCCACCACCGAGGCCAGCGTGGTGCGGGCCTTGTCCAGCTCGCCCAGCTGACGCGCGGCGATACCCGTACGCCACTGCACCGACCGCACCAGCCGTCCCTGCTGCCCCTTCAGCCCGTTCTGGCCCGCCGCGACCACCTGCGTCAGCTCATCGATCTCACCCAGCCGGTACAGGTCCCCGCGCAACAGACAGAAATCGCACAGCGCGCCCAACAGATCCAGCACCGCCTGCTGGTCCACGCCCTCCGAATGCCGCAGCGCCGCCGTGATGAAGCTCGACTCGTCGTCCAGCCAGCGCAGCGCCGCGTCCAGGGAGGTGAAGCCGTGGACCCCGAACTGATGGGCCCGCGTCGACATCTTCCCGTCGACCATCCGGATCACCGCGTCCGCGAGCCCCGCGTAGGCACGGATCAGCCGCTCGTGCGCCGCCGCGGCCTGCGCCCGGTCCTCCTCCGCCGCCGCCCGCGCCGCCGCGTACGAGCGCACCGCGTCGTGCATCCGGAACCGCTGGCCGCGCACCCGCTCGATGAGCCCGGCCTCCCACAGTTCCTCCAGCGTGCGCAGCGCCGCCGCCTCCGGTACGTCGGCCAGCGCGGCCGCCGCCGCGCCACCGAGCGAGGCCCGCCCGGCCAGCGGCAGCCGCCGCAGCAACCGCCGGGCGGGCTCGGCCAGCCGCGCGTCCGCCGCCCGCAGCGCCGCCTCCACCGGGTGCGCGGCCGCGCCGTCCGTCAGGGTCCGGCCCTCGCGCGCCGGCGGAGCCAGCAGCCGCAGCGCGAGCGGGAGCCCGCCGCTCAGCTCCACCACCGCGGCCGCGTCCTCCTCCGTCAGGTCCGCCGCCCCCGCGGGGCCCGCCGTGCCACCCGTCCACGCCGTCCGGAGCAGCTCCGCCGCCTCCTCCCGCGCCAACCGCTCCACCGGCAGCTGGTACACCCACGCCGCCAGATCGGCGGGCAGCTCCAACGGCTCCCGCGCCGTCACCAGCACCAGGCTCTCGGAACGCTCCGGAACCAGGACCCGCACCTGCGCCGCGTCCACCGCGTCGTCCAGCAGCACCGTCACCGGCAGCCCCTGCAGATGCTGGTGGTACAGCTCGCCCAGGCGCCGCACCTGCTGCTCCGCCGAAGCGCCCTCACGGAACAACAACTGCTCGCGCGGCGCACCGAGCCGGTTCATCAGGTGCAGCAGCGCCTCCCGCGTGGCCAGCGGCGCCTCCCCGGACGCCTCCCCGGCCGAACCGCCCCGCAGGTCCACCACGCACGCACCCCGGAACTGGTCCTTCAGCGCGTGCGCCGCCCGCAGCGCCAGCGTCGTACGCCCCACCCCCGGCTCACCGTGCAGCACGACCACCACCGGCCGGGTCTCCGTACTGGCCCGCGCCGCCTGCACCCACTGCGCGATCCGCGTCAGCTCCGACCGCCGCCCCGCGAACACCTCCGCCGGAGCGGGCAGCTGCCCGAAGGAATGCTCCAGCGCGCTGCGCCGCCGCGCCTCCGCACTGCGGTCCGTGCCCCGCAACCGCGGCGCGGGCCGCGCCGCCGCCGGTCGTGCCACGGGCCGGGCCGCCCGGGCCGCCGCGGCCACCGCACGCTGCTGCTCCAGGAACGGCCGTATCCCGCGCACCTCCAGCGCCGACAGCCACTGCAGCTTCAACTGCTCGGGCCCGCCCGGCCGGCCCCGCTCCCCGGCCCGCCGGTTCGCGGCCGGCAGGTGCAGCGCCGTCACCTTCACCACCGTCGCCACCGCCCCGGAGATCCCCACCACGGCCCCCGCGGTCAGCGCCGTACCGGCGGCGACACCCAGCGACAGGTCCGCGCCCACGGCCGTGGCCGCCGCCACCGCCGTCACCAGTAACGCCGTGGAAGGGTTGCCCCGCCGGAAGGCCTCGCCGAGCGACTGGTCCCCGGCCGCCGCCTCGTCCAGAGCCCGTACGTACGCCTCGTACTCCGGCGCCGCACTCGCGGCGAGCGCGTCCAGCGCCTCCCGCCCCCGGGCCAGCAGCGTCGCCCGGTCGATGCCCGCACCCGCGCCCGTTCCCCGCTGCGCCGCCTCGTCCACGGCCCGCTCCAACAGCCGCTCGGCCTCACCGCGATGGCTGTCCCGCATCGGCATCCCCCTCAGAGAGCTCCGGCAACGAGCCCCAAGTGTCCTGCGGGACTCCTCCGAGCGCGAGGGAATCTGAGCTAGTTCAGAGGGAAGTGCGCACTCTCTCCTACAGTCGGGTCGAAATCAGTCAACTGGCATATCCTGAGGGCAACATGACGCCACGTCGCTCACGCACCGCGCTGGCTTCGACCCTGTGCGCGACAGCCCTGCTGTGGGCCCTCCCCGGGTGTGAACCCCCGCCGCCCGCACGGGGATTCGTGGCGCGCCACGAGAAACCGGCCGAAGCCGACCGCGCCAACGCCGCCCTGCTCGATCGACTCCACCTCGTCGAGCTCGTCACCGCCGACCTCAACGCCTACCTCGGCGTCCCCCACCGCATCACGGTCGTCGCCCGCTCCTGTGGGGGCGAGGGCAGCGGTTACGACCCCGAGACCCGCCGGATCGAGCTCTGCTACGACGACCTGACGGAGGATCGGCAACGGTTCGAGGAGGCCGACCGCCACCCGGCCGACGAACCCCTCGCCGACATCGTCCGGGAGACCCTCCACCACGAGGCGGGCCACGCCCTCGTCGACGCCCTCGACCTCCCGGTCCGCGACCAGGGCCGCGCCGAGGAGGACGCGGCCGACCGCTTCGCCCAGCTGATGCTCCTGCGCACCCCGGAAGGCGACCGCACCCTGCTGACCGCCGCCCGCGCCTACGACCTCGCGGCTGCCGCCGACCCGACCCCGGATCCGGACGACGAACACGCCCCGGACCAGGCCCGCGCGGAATCCCACCGCTGCGCGGCCTACGGCGCGGCCCCCGCCCGCCACCCGGACCTCGCGACACCCGCCCGCGCGCACTGCGCCGCCACCTGGACCACCACCCGCGACCGCTGGACCGCCGACCTGACCCCGCTACTGCGGTGAAGCCCGCGGCGCTCTCGGCGTCGTTCAGCGGTCGACGCTGCCTGGCGGCACGACCCACTCGGTGGGTTGGCCGGTGAGAGAGGCGATCATGTCGAAGCCGCCGTCGTGGTGGAGGACGGTCAGTCGGTTCAGTTCCGCTGTGGCGGCGATGAGAAGGTCCGGGAGTGACGGTGCCCGATGGAATCCCGCGTTGAGAGCGTGGCGCTGCACTTCCAGTGCGCGGGTGAAGATGTCGTCGTCACTGGAAAAGTAGTCGAAGGCGTGCAGCCAGATGCTGATTCGTGTCGCCTCGGCGGCATCCCGGGCCGAGTGGATCATCTCGTACTCGGTGGGTCGGCGGACTGCAAGAAGGTAGCGCTCGTGGAGAGGCTTCAGTACCTCTCTCACACCGGGCTTCGTCCAGCGGGCCAGAGCTGATTTGTCGATCAGGAAGCGGCCCCGCATCAGGCGGCCCGGCCGCCATCGCGCTTCAGGGTGCCGTCGGCGTTGCGAGGGCCGGTGCTCTCGATGATCTCGCTGAAGTCGAAGTCGCCGGCGTCCATGGCGTCGAAGCCCTCTTGCCGAAGGTGCCGTTTGACGGCGTCCTCCATGGCGAGCCGTACGGCCTGGGCTTTGGTCTTGGTGCCGAAGATGCGCATCGCCTCGGCGACCATGGCCTCATCGAGGTCGATGCCCGCGACCTGGCCGGCGTCCTTCGGCGCCGATCCGTTCCCGTGCGGCAGGATGGGCCCATGCCGAACCGCCTCGCGAACGAGACCTCCCCCTACCTCCTCCAGCACGCCGACAATCCCGTCGACTGGTGGCCGTGGTCGCCCGAGGCCTTCGCGGAGGCACGTGAGCGCGGGGTGCCCGTGCACCTCAGCGTCGGCTATTCGAGCTGCCACTGGTGTCATGTGCTCGCCGGCGAGAGCTTCGAGGACGAACTGACCGCCGCCTACATGAACGAGCACTTCGTCAACATCAAGGTGGACCGCGAGGAACGCCCCGACGTCGACGCCGTCTACATGGAAGCCGTCCAGGCGGCCACCGGGCAGGGCGGGTGGCCCATGACCGTCTTCATGACCGCCGACGCCGAACCCTTCTACTTCGGGACCTACTTCCCGCCCGAGCCCCGCCAGGGCATGCCCTCCTTCATGCAGGTGCTCGAAGGGGTACGGACCGCCTGGGTGGGACGCCCCGAGGAGGTCGCCGAGGTCGCGCAGCGGATCGTACGGGACCTGGCCGGACGGGAGTTGGACTACGGGAAGGCCGGGACACCCGGACCCGAGGAGCTCGCCAAGGCCTTGCTCGGACTGACCCGGGAGTACGACGCCGCGCACGGCGGATTCGGCGGCGCGCCGAAGTTCCCGCCGTCCATGGCCTTGGAGTTCCTGCTGCGCCACCACGCGCGCACCGGATCCGAAGGCGCCCTCCAGATGGCCGCGGACACCTGCGAGGCGATGGCGCGCGGCGGGATCTACGACCAGCTCGGAGGCGGTTTCGCGCGGTACTCCGTGGACCGCGATTGGGTGGTCCCGCACTTCGAGAAGATGCTCTACGACAACGCGCTGCTGTGCCGGGTCTACGCCCACCTGTGGCGCGCCACCGGATCCGATCTCGCGCGCCGGGTCGCTTTGGAGACCGCCGACTTCATGGTCCGGGAGCTGCGCACCGACCAGGGCGGCTTCGCCTCCGCGCTCGACGCCGACAGCGAGGATCCGCTGACCGGGGAGCACGTCGAGGGGGCCTACTACGCCTGGACGCCGGCCCAGCTGCGCGAGGTGCTCGGCGAGGCCGACGGGGATCTGGCCGCCGGGTACTTCGGGGTGACCGAGGAGGGGACCTTCGAGCACGGGACGTCCGTACTGCAACTGCCCCAGGACGGGCCCGCGGTGGAGGCGGGCCGGCTCGCCGGGATCAAGGAGCGGCTGCTTGCCGCGCGGGGGCGGCGCCCCGCGCCCGGCCGGGACGACAAGATCGTCGCCGCGTGGAACGGGCTGGCGATCGCCGCGCTCGCCGAGTGCGGGGCGTACTTCGAGCGGCCCGACCTGGTGGAACGGGCGACCGAGGCGGCCGATCTGCTGGTGCGCGTGCACATGGACGGCCGGGCGCGGCTGTCGCGCACCAGCAAGGACGGCCAGGTCGGCACCAACGACGGGGTGTTGGAGGACTACGGCGATGTGGCGGAGGGCTTCCTCGCTCTGGCGTCCGTGACCGGCGAGGGGGTCTGGTTGGAGTTCGCCGGGTTCCTCGTCGACCTGGTCCTGGACCGGTTCACCGCCGAGGACGGGTCGCTGTACGACACGGCGCACGACGCCGAGAAGCTCATCCGCCGGCCGCAGGACCCGACGGACACGGCCGCCCCGTCGGGGTGGACGGCCGCCGCGGGCGCGCTGCTCTCCTACGCGGCGCACACCGGGTCCCAGGCGCACCGTACGGCGGCGGAGCGGGCGCTCGGGGTGGTCCACGCGCTCGGGCCGCGCGTGCCGCGCTACATCGGGCACGGGCTGTCGGTGGCCGAGGCGCTCCTCGACGGTCCGCGTGAGGTGGCGGTCGTGGGTCATCCGGAGGATCCGGCGCTGGCGCTGCTGCACCGGACCGCGCTGCTGGGGACGGCTCCCGGGGCGGTGGTGGCGGCCGGACTTGCGGGTGCGACGGACGGCGGTGGCGCAGAGTTCCCCCTGCTCGCCGAGCGCACCCTCGTGGACGACCTTCCGACGGCGTACGTGTGCCGGCATTTCGTCTGCGCGCGGCCGACGACGGATCCCGCCGAGTTGGCCGAGCAGTTGGGTACGGTCGGCTCCTGATCCGCCCGCTTCTGGTTGCAGGCCCCTTCGATCCGCGCACACTGGGGAGGGATGTGGCCACTGTCACCCGAGCCGGGAGGTCGAACCATGGGAAGTCCGGTCAGCGCATCGCAGACCGCGCGGATCGTGCGGCTGGCGGCCCGGGTCAGGCCCGAGATGTGGGACGCGATCAATCCGCACGGTCCGGTGTTCGCCACCGCGGTGGCAGCGGTCCGCTCCCCGGAGCGTTCCTCCGAGGTCGCCCTCAACCCCCAGCCGCTCCCGCCGCGTGAGCAGTTGCGGCTCGCCGTCCTGCAGACGGTCAAGGGTGTGGCCGAGACGGCGATCGGGGCGCACCAAGGAGGCCGTGACGCCCGGGAGATCCTGCAGGCGGTCGGCGAGGACTGGTGCCCGCCGCCGCCGCATCCGAAGATCCCCTGGCCCAAGTACTGGCCGGGACCGTGGCCGCCCGGGGAGCCCTACCCCATCGACCTCGTGGACCCCGGGTACGCGACGGCCGGCGTCCAGGCGGTGGCCGGGCTGGCGTTCCAGGGGTACGCCGACGGCATCGCGGACGAGAAGCTGAGCACCTTCTTCGGCGAGCTGGCCGACCGGCTCTTCGGTGCGGCCCTGGCGGCGCCCGGCTGACTCAGTGCTGGTACGCGGCGAGCGAGATGCCGACGTAGTGGGCCACGAAGGCCGCGAGGGTCAGCGAGTGGAAGACCTCGTGGAAGCCGAAGAAGCGGGGGGAGGGGTTCGGGCGCTTCATGCCGTAGATGACCCCGCCCACGCTGTACAGGAGACCGCCGACGATCACCAGGACCAGGACGGCGATCCCGCCGGTGCGCATGAAGTCGGGCAGGAAGAAGACCGCCGCCCAGCCCATGGCGATGTAGCAGGGCGTGTAGAGCCAGCGCGGGGCGCCGACCCAGAAGACCCGGAAGGCGATGCCGGCGGCCGCCGCGATCCACACCGCCCACAGCAGGGTCCGCCCGGTGGAGGGCGGCAGCAGCAGGACGGTCAGCGGGGTGTAGGTGCCCGC comes from Streptomyces virginiae and encodes:
- a CDS encoding tetratricopeptide repeat protein translates to MRDSHRGEAERLLERAVDEAAQRGTGAGAGIDRATLLARGREALDALAASAAPEYEAYVRALDEAAAGDQSLGEAFRRGNPSTALLVTAVAAATAVGADLSLGVAAGTALTAGAVVGISGAVATVVKVTALHLPAANRRAGERGRPGGPEQLKLQWLSALEVRGIRPFLEQQRAVAAAARAARPVARPAAARPAPRLRGTDRSAEARRRSALEHSFGQLPAPAEVFAGRRSELTRIAQWVQAARASTETRPVVVVLHGEPGVGRTTLALRAAHALKDQFRGACVVDLRGGSAGEASGEAPLATREALLHLMNRLGAPREQLLFREGASAEQQVRRLGELYHQHLQGLPVTVLLDDAVDAAQVRVLVPERSESLVLVTAREPLELPADLAAWVYQLPVERLAREEAAELLRTAWTGGTAGPAGAADLTEEDAAAVVELSGGLPLALRLLAPPAREGRTLTDGAAAHPVEAALRAADARLAEPARRLLRRLPLAGRASLGGAAAAALADVPEAAALRTLEELWEAGLIERVRGQRFRMHDAVRSYAAARAAAEEDRAQAAAAHERLIRAYAGLADAVIRMVDGKMSTRAHQFGVHGFTSLDAALRWLDDESSFITAALRHSEGVDQQAVLDLLGALCDFCLLRGDLYRLGEIDELTQVVAAGQNGLKGQQGRLVRSVQWRTGIAARQLGELDKARTTLASVVDQYMEADQEAAAAMALISLGITLHHQGNLPEAAVRIREALELQEPPELAGDRAWGLHALAAVERDRARLAEAARLLETSLALHRESESVHGEAWAHFQLGQVHLRFGDVERAEVELRRALDLYGRTRDDRGEAWALTQLGRARVVDGDPGPAVDKLREALARHREAEDARGEAWTQYYLGQALEVGGERDEAVRELERARTMFSRMRDVYGLAYARHHSGRVTRDQRAAQTGNLRNSGFARQLLVDARADFRRIGLAHGEAWTCLELAVIDAGNGRLSQALGLCEEAVRLFIAYGDRRGEDWARFLRCTMLPYAVPAAPEEARAELGRLAQAPHPARDGRLEDCLETYGVILGRGVDPTEGWQAWRLGLVPNLHAREVMGVPRG
- a CDS encoding DUF4344 domain-containing metallopeptidase — protein: MARHEKPAEADRANAALLDRLHLVELVTADLNAYLGVPHRITVVARSCGGEGSGYDPETRRIELCYDDLTEDRQRFEEADRHPADEPLADIVRETLHHEAGHALVDALDLPVRDQGRAEEDAADRFAQLMLLRTPEGDRTLLTAARAYDLAAAADPTPDPDDEHAPDQARAESHRCAAYGAAPARHPDLATPARAHCAATWTTTRDRWTADLTPLLR
- a CDS encoding PIN domain nuclease — translated: MRGRFLIDKSALARWTKPGVREVLKPLHERYLLAVRRPTEYEMIHSARDAAEATRISIWLHAFDYFSSDDDIFTRALEVQRHALNAGFHRAPSLPDLLIAATAELNRLTVLHHDGGFDMIASLTGQPTEWVVPPGSVDR
- a CDS encoding type II toxin-antitoxin system VapB family antitoxin, whose protein sequence is MDLDEAMVAEAMRIFGTKTKAQAVRLAMEDAVKRHLRQEGFDAMDAGDFDFSEIIESTGPRNADGTLKRDGGRAA
- a CDS encoding thioredoxin domain-containing protein, which codes for MPNRLANETSPYLLQHADNPVDWWPWSPEAFAEARERGVPVHLSVGYSSCHWCHVLAGESFEDELTAAYMNEHFVNIKVDREERPDVDAVYMEAVQAATGQGGWPMTVFMTADAEPFYFGTYFPPEPRQGMPSFMQVLEGVRTAWVGRPEEVAEVAQRIVRDLAGRELDYGKAGTPGPEELAKALLGLTREYDAAHGGFGGAPKFPPSMALEFLLRHHARTGSEGALQMAADTCEAMARGGIYDQLGGGFARYSVDRDWVVPHFEKMLYDNALLCRVYAHLWRATGSDLARRVALETADFMVRELRTDQGGFASALDADSEDPLTGEHVEGAYYAWTPAQLREVLGEADGDLAAGYFGVTEEGTFEHGTSVLQLPQDGPAVEAGRLAGIKERLLAARGRRPAPGRDDKIVAAWNGLAIAALAECGAYFERPDLVERATEAADLLVRVHMDGRARLSRTSKDGQVGTNDGVLEDYGDVAEGFLALASVTGEGVWLEFAGFLVDLVLDRFTAEDGSLYDTAHDAEKLIRRPQDPTDTAAPSGWTAAAGALLSYAAHTGSQAHRTAAERALGVVHALGPRVPRYIGHGLSVAEALLDGPREVAVVGHPEDPALALLHRTALLGTAPGAVVAAGLAGATDGGGAEFPLLAERTLVDDLPTAYVCRHFVCARPTTDPAELAEQLGTVGS
- the trhA gene encoding PAQR family membrane homeostasis protein TrhA is translated as MTSDAAAVPAAEATPVVEALEAVETALEEKPLMRGWLHTGMFPAVVIAGLVLMAFTDSTPARVACGVYVLTACLLFGVSAVYHRGTWGPRGEAILRRLDHANIFLIIAGTYTPLTVLLLPPSTGRTLLWAVWIAAAAGIAFRVFWVGAPRWLYTPCYIAMGWAAVFFLPDFMRTGGIAVLVLVIVGGLLYSVGGVIYGMKRPNPSPRFFGFHEVFHSLTLAAFVAHYVGISLAAYQH